A single window of Drosophila suzukii chromosome 3, CBGP_Dsuzu_IsoJpt1.0, whole genome shotgun sequence DNA harbors:
- the LOC108015605 gene encoding progestin and adipoQ receptor family member 3 isoform X1: protein MSPRPRESLEETELSEESSTCYLRKSGKDSADNCWIDGQLVTDSTDASHQFPSNEEPNILGHGPNYDEKLSKFKWLCNFDDAPSHLKFNPYIRRGYRTFLSNAQCLQSIFWWTNETINIWSHLVGCILFIGLTIFDLQFLRLHASLSDQVLVVCLLVCFCLCMLMSAIYHIFSCKSEEHYEIFLSVDFLGISLSLVAIYISGMYYAFWCHTFLRTLYSTIALGMFALAIAVQIPRLNVSMNGKVAVLLLWSAYGIIPLGHWAVAMGGLENELVRLMVPRIVVMYLLCLIAFVFYAAKIPERWFTGKVDFVGHSHNWWHLIIVAAFYHWHNTGLVYAEYRLNNGCSAPVLA, encoded by the exons ATGAGTCCCCGTCCCCGAGAGAGTCTTGAGGAAACAGAACTATCGGAAGAATCTTCCACCTGCTACTTACGGAAATCTGGAAAGGATTCCGCGGACAACTGCTGG ATCGATGGTCAACTGGTTACGGACTCTACGGATGCCTCACATCAATTTCCGTCCAACGAGGAGCCCAATATTCTGGGGCATGGACCCAACTATGACGAGAAGTTGTCCAAATTCAAATGGCTCTGCAATTTCGACGAT GCACCCAGTCACTTGAAGTTCAACCCTTACATCCGCCGAGGTTACCGCACATTCCTATCCAATGCACAATGCCTGCAGAGCATTTTCTGGTGGACCAATGAGACG ATCAATATCTGGAGCCATCTGGTCGGTTGCATCCTGTTCATTGGCCTGACGATCTTTGACCTGCAATTCCTGCGCCTCCACGCCTCCCTGAGTGACCAGGTTCTGGTGGTCTGTCTGCTGGTGTGCTTCTGTCTCTGCATGCTGATGTCCGCCATATACCATATATTCTCCTGCAAATCGGAGGAGCACTACGAGATCTTCCTATCGGTCGACTTCCTGGGCATCTCCCTGTCGCTGGTGGCCATCTACATCAGTGGAATGTACTATGCCTTCTGGTGCCACACCTTCCTGCGCACCCTGTACTCCACGATTGCCTTGGGCATGTTCGCCCTGGCCATTGCCGTGCAAATTCCACGACTGAATGTGTCCATGAACGGCAAGGTGGCTGTGCTGTTGCTGTGGTCTGCTTATGGGATCATTCCCCTGGGTCACTGGGCTGTGGCCATGGGCGGCCTGGAGAACGAGCTAGTCAGG CTGATGGTGCCCCGCATCGTGGTCATGTACCTGCTCTGCCTCATCGCCTTCGTTTTCTACGCGGCCAAAATCCCGGAGCGCTGGTTCACCGGAAAGGTGGACTTCGTGGGCCACTCGCACAACTGGTGGCACCTGATCATTGTGGCGGCCTTCTACCACTGGCACAACACCGGACTGGTCTATGCCGAATATCGCCTGAACAATGGCTGCAGTGCCCCCGTCCTCGCCTGA
- the LOC108015605 gene encoding progestin and adipoQ receptor family member 3 isoform X2, producing METTIVTTTTTTELKCTIRGSKKKDIDGQLVTDSTDASHQFPSNEEPNILGHGPNYDEKLSKFKWLCNFDDAPSHLKFNPYIRRGYRTFLSNAQCLQSIFWWTNETINIWSHLVGCILFIGLTIFDLQFLRLHASLSDQVLVVCLLVCFCLCMLMSAIYHIFSCKSEEHYEIFLSVDFLGISLSLVAIYISGMYYAFWCHTFLRTLYSTIALGMFALAIAVQIPRLNVSMNGKVAVLLLWSAYGIIPLGHWAVAMGGLENELVRLMVPRIVVMYLLCLIAFVFYAAKIPERWFTGKVDFVGHSHNWWHLIIVAAFYHWHNTGLVYAEYRLNNGCSAPVLA from the exons atggaaACTACAATTGTtaccacaacaacaaccaccGAACTGAAATGCACTATTCGCGGCAGTAAAAAGAAAGAT ATCGATGGTCAACTGGTTACGGACTCTACGGATGCCTCACATCAATTTCCGTCCAACGAGGAGCCCAATATTCTGGGGCATGGACCCAACTATGACGAGAAGTTGTCCAAATTCAAATGGCTCTGCAATTTCGACGAT GCACCCAGTCACTTGAAGTTCAACCCTTACATCCGCCGAGGTTACCGCACATTCCTATCCAATGCACAATGCCTGCAGAGCATTTTCTGGTGGACCAATGAGACG ATCAATATCTGGAGCCATCTGGTCGGTTGCATCCTGTTCATTGGCCTGACGATCTTTGACCTGCAATTCCTGCGCCTCCACGCCTCCCTGAGTGACCAGGTTCTGGTGGTCTGTCTGCTGGTGTGCTTCTGTCTCTGCATGCTGATGTCCGCCATATACCATATATTCTCCTGCAAATCGGAGGAGCACTACGAGATCTTCCTATCGGTCGACTTCCTGGGCATCTCCCTGTCGCTGGTGGCCATCTACATCAGTGGAATGTACTATGCCTTCTGGTGCCACACCTTCCTGCGCACCCTGTACTCCACGATTGCCTTGGGCATGTTCGCCCTGGCCATTGCCGTGCAAATTCCACGACTGAATGTGTCCATGAACGGCAAGGTGGCTGTGCTGTTGCTGTGGTCTGCTTATGGGATCATTCCCCTGGGTCACTGGGCTGTGGCCATGGGCGGCCTGGAGAACGAGCTAGTCAGG CTGATGGTGCCCCGCATCGTGGTCATGTACCTGCTCTGCCTCATCGCCTTCGTTTTCTACGCGGCCAAAATCCCGGAGCGCTGGTTCACCGGAAAGGTGGACTTCGTGGGCCACTCGCACAACTGGTGGCACCTGATCATTGTGGCGGCCTTCTACCACTGGCACAACACCGGACTGGTCTATGCCGAATATCGCCTGAACAATGGCTGCAGTGCCCCCGTCCTCGCCTGA
- the kibra gene encoding protein kibra codes for MPNLQQTASQSQHHLHPHHLRPHHQQQQQQQQHAQHQQQQQQQHHHHHQQQQHHSDFPLPDGWDIAKDFDGKTYYIDHINKKTTWLDPRDCYTKPQTFEDCVGDELPMGWEESYDPNIGPYYINHLAQSTQLEDPRQEWKSVQEQMLSDYLSAAQDQLENKREMFDVKQQRLLWAQEEYNHLKLAASRSSLCSSSSSMSRHDPELLRADLMLARERVHQLKQELTHITNDISYTERGMNTLYSVGEKINARENGCYDIAEVQAIREEMLKVHKSLVSGEKVREELMRSLVQIKNELSRQQISEENSDLASPFDRVCVASQTDLCGSSGDNLNGGARFAEMAKTKLQYAEWRKHIKKLQQQLADHVERIEPGQLESDKDRILLIQEKEKLLNDLNSISVKSRSEEEKRVIQQTRHKLEEDLKEAYEANNTCVANRLRFHEEKQLLLDKLQEALKSTKLLEERLKSFSSESTFSISSGSSLGSLSTASSKSALSFTDIYIDPFAVDSPIDVVDLRRRSQRLFQQHQQQRLHPVHPVHPVLQQQQQQQSSEVTLSPRSSLSMETPPASPMKYNPGADQAPQVLKEEPTYANALPAPPAYAAPPPVPVSGVRARPYDLDSTVLDCMMLEAKLQKLNMGTPLNLAAAPLSPISEKPSLLDLPQEMLSRSSSTSNTRSVSAAVSNESVAGDSGVFEASRAHLPRKELAQVQIGLKYLKQEGVLVVSLERANNLLALWTASADNSQVYLRAALLPNSLTSIRTKALGDFQKPVFNDTFAVPITLDKLLSKSLQVTVVTMTGQKEEIIGTVQISMAEFNPEDSTLKWYNVLSSKFIPSFESLDIPSTSAAAAAAAVAASNAPASGNNREESSDESTITSSQTSTLTRNQAPCMELQEQIAAELLELGPLNEPECSDDDDDEEEEELDDKQLISDVGLMNSSGMLDAYLQNMKQEFADKETNTERAFLPEKSRGQSQLLDDRPVKRSQTFTPSAAVSKNRYNCRLNRSDSDSAMHCGLAPHTFQRGAAERRSLRFHTKAPKSVTKLHHTHIPRTSLDLELDLQAQHSKLYFLNDQIAKLQNLKEVLQKACENKDPLVAAWAIENEEFQRLVARADPAKCPEERQLQKLLMKTAKEIHKLRKTKVPKGCPDLVSFKEKITFFTRKGLSVPELPSEFTLPEANPIEEEEEEEEEDEDEFYNSAETAIAINTALVASSNRNKNLSEHHHRAASGAVPKVPAPAPAPADNPVATPAANPVATPVVTPVATTVATPAATPVATPAANPEAKPVASNDAEQQRFDYVVDRNYGVEV; via the exons ATGCCGAATCTGCAACAAACCGCTTCGCAATCGCAGCACCACCTGCATCCCCACCACCTGCGACcccaccaccagcagcagcagcagcaacaacaacacgcgcaacatcagcagcagcagcagcaacaacaccatcatcatcatcagcaacaacaacaccacAGCGATTTTCCACTTCCCGATGGCTGGGATATTGCCAAGGATTTCGATGGCAAGACCTACTACATAGACCACATCAACAAGAAGACCACCTGGCTGGATCCCAGAGATTG CTACACAAAGCCACAGACCTTTGAGGATTGTGTGGGTGATGAGTTGCCCATGGGCTGGGAGGAGTCCTATGATCCTAACATTGGCCCCTACTACATcaatcacctggcccagagCACCCAGCTGGAGGATCCCCGCCAGGAGTGGAAGAGTGTCCAGGAGCAGATGCTGAGTGACTATCTGTCGGCGGCGCAGGATCAACTGGAGAACAAGCGGGAGATGTTCGATGTCAAGCAGCAGCGACTTCTTTGGGCCCAGGAGGAGTATAACCACCTGAAACTGGCAGCCAGTCGAAGCAGTC TGTGCTCTTCCTCCAGCTCGATGAGCCGGCACGATCCGGAACTGCTGAGGGCCGACCTGATGTTGGCCAGGGAACGAGTCCATCAGCTAAAGCAGGAGCTGACCCACATTACCAATGATATATCCTACACGGAGCGCGGCATGAACACGCTGTATTCGGTGGGCGAGAAGATCAATGCCCGGGAGAACGGATGCTACGACATTGCCGAGGTCCAGGCGATTCGCGAGGAGATGCTCAAGGTGCACAAGTCGCTGGTCTCCGGCGAGAAGGTGCGCGAGGAGCTGATGCGTAGTCTGGTGCAGATCAAGAACGAGCTGAGTCGCCAGCAGATCAGCGAGGAGAACTCCGACCTGGCCTCGCCTTTCGACCGAGTGTGTGTGGCCAGTCAGACGGATCTGTGCGGATCATCGGGGGACAACCTGAATGGAGGAGCTCGTTTCGCGGAGATGGCCAAGACCAAGTTGCAGTACGCCGAGTGGCGAAAGCACATCAAGAAGCTGCAGCAACAACTGGCCGATCACGTGGAGCGCATTGAACCCGGCCAACTGGAGTCGGACAAGGATCGCATTCTGCTCATCCAGGAGAAGGAGAAGCTGCTCAACGACCTGAACAGCATTTCGGTCAAGTCGCGCAGCGAGGAGGAGAAGCGAGTGATCCAGCAGACGCGCCACAAGCTGGAGGAGGACCTCAAGGAGGCCTATGAAGCGAACAACACGTGTGTGGCCAATCGGCTGCGCTTCCACGAGGAGAAGCAGCTGCTGCTGGACAAACTGCAGGAGGCCCTCAAGTCCACTAAGCTGCTCGAGGAGCGACTCAAGTCCTTCTCCTCGGAGAGCACCTTCTCCATCAGCAGTGGCAGCAGTCTGGGCTCCCTGTCCACGGCCAGCAGCAAGAGTGCCCTGAGTTTCACCGACATTTACATCGATCCCTTTGCCGTGGACTCACCCATTGACGTGGTCGATCTGAGGCGTCGCTCGCAGAGATTGTTCCaacagcatcagcagcagcgcCTGCATCCCGTCCATCCTGTCCATCCTGTcctgcagcaacagcagcagcagcaatccTCGGAGGTCACGCTATCGCCTAGAAGCAGCCTGTCCATGGAAACGCCGCCTGCCTCGCCGATGAAGTATAATCCGGGAGCGGATCAGGCGCCACAGGTCCTCAAGGAGGAGCCCACCTATGCCAATGCTCTGCCCGCCCCTCCCGCCTACGCAGCCCCGCCCCCAGTTCCGGTTTCCGGGGTGAGAGCACGTCCCTACGACCTGGACTCCACTGTGCTCGACTGCATGATGCTAGAGGCCAAGCTGCAAAAGCTGAACATGGGCACCCCGCTCAACCTGGCCGCTGCTCCTCTCTCCCCCATTTCGGAGAAGCCCTCGCTGCTGGATCTGCCGCAGGAGATGCTCAGCCGATCCTCCTCCACCTCCAATACTCGATCTGTTTCGGCGGCGGTCAGCAATGAATCAGTGGCCGGCGACTCGGGCGTCTTTGAGGCATCGCGTGCTCATCTACCGCGTAAAGAACTGGCACAGGTTCAGATTGGTTTGAAGTATCTGAAGCAGGAAGGAGTACTCGTCGTGTCCCTGGAGCGGGCCAATAATCTACTGGCCCTTTGGACTGCTTCGGCAGACAACTCGCAAGT GTATCTACGTGCTGCGTTGCTGCCGAATTCGCTGACCTCCATCAGGACCAAAGCACTGGGCGATTTCCAGAAGCCTGTCTTCAATGACACATTCGCCGTGCCCATCACGCTGGACAAACTGCTCAGCAAGAGCCTGCAGGTGACCGTGGTCACCATGACTGGCCAAAAGGAGGAGATTATT GGCACTGTGCAGATCAGCATGGCCGAGTTTAACCCAGAGGATTCCACATTGAAGTGGTACAACGTGCTAAGCTCTAAGTTCATTCCCAGCTTTGAATCCCTGGACATTCCTTCCACCAGTgccgccgcagcagcagctgccGTTGCTGCCAGCAATGCCCCAGCAAGTGGCAACAATCGGGAGGAATCTTCGGATGAGTCCACCATTACCTCCTCCCAGACATCCACACTGACCAGAAACCAGGCACCTTGCATGGAGCTTCAGGAGCAAATAGCCGCTGAATTGCTGGAACTGGGACCACTGAATGAGCCAGAGTGCAgcgacgatgatgatgatgaagaAGAGGAGGAGTTGGATGACAAGCAGCTCATCAGCGATGTTGGCCTAATGAACT CAAGCGGCATGCTGGATGCCTACCTGCAAAACATGAAGCAGGAGTTCGCCGACAAGGAGACCAACACTGAGCGCGCCTTCCTACCCGAGAAATCTCGTGGGCAATCGCAGCTGTTGGACGACAGGCCGGTGAAGCGATCCCAGACCTTCACGCCATCAGCGGCAGTTAGCAAGAATCGCTACAACTGCCGACTCAATCGCAGCGACTCAGACTCCGCGATGCACTGCGGCCTGGCGCCCCACACTTTCCAACGAGGTGCCGCCGAGCGACGATCCCTGCGCTTCCACACCAAGGCGCCCAAGTCAGTCACAA aACTGCATCATACTCACATACCCCGCACCAGTTTGGACTTGGAGCTGGATCTGCAGGCCCAGCACAGCAAGCTCTATTTCCTCAATGATCAAATTGCCAAGCTGCAGAACCTCAAAGAAGT TTTGCAGAAGGCCTGCGAGAACAAGGATCCCTTGGTGGCCGCCTGGGCCATTGAGAACGAGGAGTTCCAGCGCCTGGTGGCTCGTGCCGATCCTGCCAAATGTCCAGAGGAGCGCCAACTGCAGAAGCTGTTGATGAAGACCGCCAAAGAGATCCACAAGCTGCGCAAAACCAAGGTGCCCAAGGGCTGCCCCGACCTGGTGTCTTTCAA GGAGAAGATCACCTTCTTCACACGCAAGGGACTGTCGGTGCCCGAGTTGCCCAGTGAATTTACCTTGCCGGAAGCCAATCCCATCgaagaggaagaggaggaggaggaagaggaCGAGGATGAGTTCTACAATTCAGCTGAGACGGCGATCGCCATCAATACGGCGCTGGTGGCCAGCAGCAACCGAAACAAGAATCTCAGTGAGCACCACCACAGAGCCGCCAGTGGGGCAGTGCCCAAGGTACCAGCACCTGCTCCCGCTCCTGCTGACAATCCTGTAGCTACTCCTGCTGCCAATCCTGTAGCTACTCCTGTAGTTACTCCCGTGGCCACTACTGTAGCTACTCCTGCTGCCACCCCTGTAGCTACTCCTGCTGCCAATCCTGAGGCTAAGCCAGTCGCATCCAACGATGCCGAGCAACAGCGCTTCGACTACGTGGTGGACCGCAACTACGGCGTTGAGGTGTAG
- the TAF1B gene encoding TATA box-binding protein-associated factor RNA polymerase I subunit B, with product MEEVLETMQLQDMQCDVCGEKTFQEREGFYYCVECGTQKDQIRAVDLTAEDNFNDTTKYASRTIRRPKEVPKNVDNDPTSWEFYNYVLRGFLQELLNMGAKPELKLMTLQVWAAYMGRMEVAFCRGNESGKPKLNVRALLRDARLIYKYKPPKVKKGKKQNQSGDPNDERAKFRLWNRTKRNLDASGYKKHGGPLESEAGQSLGLQWSTYARRTLKRHMPLKHLDKHSRDSKASMSCHTLKPKAKELHFFDRNVYCLNVMKLYVVLGIALNMVEDDIQLTDLQRFIDEEHLSKRYMFNYLPENVAARKRSLLADMALRRQKEKFNHTCLRQHIGMVSRFIDMSDYQKPNLHSLAERYILDLGLPPRLVKYVGGIIDLYPPKFFNALGPHVYPPFEARTMAYIIYAMKLLFGLDDIKEQKISESAAKINEQLLEVGGPEAPLLFVFTEWMEFVEIRKVIISHYNQSFAQRFGVPTQNGRHVDDILAKEQKEKEQGGGFYEMACMPSLKRQHENLTHIIETMLKEHFGESSQESMEKDHIEFQPSLTPALSYFKRILLQASRSDGAHVSIRIPDCMHVDHSQRNLDPFVLETKELTRYLAQHGLSLRVEEVACQEDFQKVGLFRPLQHLRGENKEFRANCDIKTETWLGELRRKEKRPDLQFYQPTGKYGARYLKRIKHGFGMRERLEHSNPFWEITETPSFLIKLKDKEVPLDTLSSLQTFEEGSMDPLSVPLDLPRRHLEKKLNSIEPEKESDERTEDTGDEPPNPEKLLLQVSNFDCWLLHGYVKMLRQSDKRVLRQLFPCSFRWLLETCANTIGVDWDILYEQLLVIEMMFHHSIVNWSNHKEVLCIQHNTQEKDIRNLARMYKDWW from the exons ATGGAGGAGGTCCTTGAGACGATGCAGCTGCAGGACATGCAGTGCGACGTGTGCGGGGAGAAGACCTTCCAGGAGCGCGAAGGATTCTATTACTGCGTGGAGTGCGGCACGCAGAAGGATCAGATTCGGGCTGTGGACCTAACTGCGGAGGATAACTTCAATGACACCACCAAGTATGCCTCCAGGACCATCCGAAGGCCAAAGGAAGTGCCCAAGAACGTTGACAACGACCCCACCTCGTGGGAGTTCTACAACTACGTGCTGCGCGGCTTCCTCCAGGAGCTGCTTAACATGGGAGCCAAGCCGGAGCTCAAGCTGATGACCCTGCAGGTGTGGGCAGCCTACATGGGCCGCATGGAAGTCGCCTTCTGCCGGGGCAACGAGTCGGGAAAGCCCAAGCTCAATGTGCGGGCACTGCTGAG AGATGCCCGCCTTATCTACAAATACAAGCCGCCCAAAGTTAAAAAAGGCAAAAAGCAAAATCAATCGGGCGACCCAAACGACGAGCGCGCCAAGTTCAGATTGTGGAACAGGACCAAG CGCAATCTTGACGCCTCGGGCTACAAGAAGCATGGAGGTCCTTTAGAGTCCGAGGCGGGACAAAGTCTGGGCCTTCAATGGTCCACGTATGCCCGCAGGACTCTGAAACGCCATATGCCCCTAAAACACCTAGATAAGCACAGTAGGGACAGCAAGGCCAGCATGTCGTGCCACACCCTAAAACCCAAGGCCAAGGAACTACACTTTTTTGACCGTAACGTATATTGCCTGAACGTTATGAAGTTATACGTTGTGCTGGGAATAGCCCTTAACATGGTGGAAGATGATATACAGCTAACGGACCTGCAGCGGTTCATTGATGAGGAGCACTTGTCCAAGCGGTACATGTTCAACTACCTGCCCGAAAATGTTGCCGCCAGGAAAAGGTCGCTGCTCGCGGATATGGCGCTCAGACGCCAGAAAGAAAAGTTCAACCACACG TGCCTGCGCCAACATATCGGCATGGTGTCACGATTTATAGATATGTCTGACTACCAGAAACCGAATCTGCACTCCCTGGCGGAGCGCTATATCCTGGATTTGGGACTGCCTCCGCGCCTAGTCAAGTACGTAGGCGGCATCATCGACCTGTATCCGCCAAAATTCTTCAACGCCTTGGGTCCACACGTGTACCCGCCGTTTGAGGCTAGGACGATGGCCTATATCATTTACGCCATGAAGTTGCTCTTCGGTTTGGACGATATCAAGGAGCAAAAGATATCCGAATCGGCAGCAAAAATCAACGAACAACTGCTGGAAGTTGGCGGACCAGAAGCTCCCTTGCTGTTTGTTTTCACCGAGTGGATGGAGTTCGTGGAGATACGGAAAGTAATTATCTCACATTACAACCAGAGCTTTGCCCAACGCTTCGGGGTACCCACCCAAAATGGAAGGCATGTGGATGACATCTTGGCCAAAGAGCAAAAGGAAAAGGAACAGGGGGGCGGCTTTTATGAGATGGCGTGCATGCCGTCATTGAAGCGTCAGCACGAGAACCTGACCCACATCATCGAAACTATGCTGAAGGAGCACTTTGGAGAGTCCAGCCAAGAAAGTATGGAAAAAGATCACATTGAATTCCAGCCCAGCTTAACACCGGCTTTATCCTACTTCAAAAGAATCCTGCTCCAAGCCTCACGGTCTGATGGTGCGCATGTGAGCATAAGGATTCCAGACTGCATGCACGTGGATCACTCGCAGCGGAACCTGGATCCCTTTGTCCTAGAGACTAAAGAGCTCACCCGGTATTTGGCCCAGCACGGTCTAAGCCTGCGAGTGGAGGAGGTGGCCTGTCAGGAGGACTTTCAAAAAGTAGGCCTTTTCCGTCCATTGCAGCATCTGAGAGGTGAGAATAAGGAATTTCGCGCCAACTGTGATATTAAAACCGAGACGTGGCTCGGCGAACTAAGAAGAAAGGAGAAGCGGCCGGACCTCCAATTCTATCAGCCCACTGGAAAATATGGTGCCCGGTATCTTAAACGTATAAAACACGGTTTCGGAATGCGTGAACGGCTCGAGCACAGTAATCCTTTTTGGGAGATTACCGAGACGCCGAGTTTCTTGATCAAACTGAAAGACAAGGAAGTTCCACTAGACACTTTGAGCTCTCTGCAAACATTCGAGGAGGGGAGCATGGATCCGTTAAGCGTCCCTCTCGATCTGCCTCGACGCCATTTGGAGAAAAAGCTGAATTCCATAGAGCCAGAGAAGGAATCAGATGAAAGAACAGAAGATACAGGTGACGAGCCGCCCAACCCTGAGAAACTATTGCTGCAAGTATCCAACTTTGATTGCTGGCTTCTGCACGGCTATGTGAAGATGCTTCGGCAGTCGGACAAGCGTGTGCTGCGCCAGTTATTTCCCTGCTCCTTTCGCTGGCTGCTAGAGACCTGTGCCAACACCATTGGCGTGGATTGGGATATCCTCTATGAGCAACTTTTAGTTATAGAGATGATGTTTCACCACAGTATTGTAAACTGGAGTAACCACAAGGAAGTTTTATGTATTCAGCACAATACACAAGAGAAGGACATTAGAAATCTGGCCAGGATGTACAAAGATTGGTGGTAG
- the LOC108013944 gene encoding uncharacterized protein, which translates to MSLRLVLICLALLAMVCAQPTPGAPEVTENSEPVEETTEEPVLSAFQRTLYLLLPLLFPNTFYIPTATG; encoded by the exons ATGTCTCTGCGTTTGGTATTGATTTGCTTGGCCCTCCTGGCAATGGTTTGTGCACAGCCTACTCCAGGAGCTCCAGAAGTCACTGAGA ATTCCGAGCCAGTGGAGGAGACCACAGAGGAACCAGTTCTAAGTGCCTTTCAACGGACTCTTTACCTGCTGCTGCCCTTGCTGTTCCCCAACACATTCTATATACCAACCGCCACGGGTTAG